In the genome of Gloeotrichia echinulata CP02, one region contains:
- a CDS encoding DUF3859 domain-containing protein, translating to MSQQLTQEQLTQIVAEVGRLQARREAEIAPEQVQQILQELGLAPDLLDEALVQVQRRQALEVQKKRNRTIAVGVLAAVVVVIAGTVFSIQQHNSVLERVSTQRNRITLTQDDGGDLRNISRQNNSEVFYRVTLKDAPLGEKLDLSCNWIDPSGQIVKENRYQTREIDKAIWDTHCRYIIGSASTPGKWKVRIFVQGRQLSETEFEVK from the coding sequence ATGAGTCAGCAACTTACGCAAGAACAATTAACGCAGATCGTCGCTGAAGTAGGAAGACTCCAAGCACGTCGGGAAGCAGAAATTGCACCCGAACAAGTTCAACAAATTTTACAGGAATTAGGTTTAGCGCCGGATTTGTTAGATGAAGCGCTTGTACAAGTCCAGCGTCGTCAAGCTTTGGAAGTACAAAAAAAGCGCAATCGGACAATTGCTGTGGGAGTGTTGGCTGCGGTGGTGGTAGTGATTGCTGGTACTGTGTTTTCTATTCAACAGCATAATTCTGTTCTAGAGCGAGTTTCTACCCAAAGAAACCGCATCACCCTGACCCAAGATGATGGTGGTGATTTAAGAAATATTTCCCGCCAAAATAACTCGGAAGTATTTTATCGGGTGACGTTAAAAGATGCGCCTCTGGGTGAAAAGCTAGATTTATCGTGCAATTGGATTGACCCTAGTGGTCAAATTGTCAAGGAAAATCGCTATCAAACTCGTGAAATTGACAAAGCGATTTGGGATACTCACTGCCGTTACATTATAGGTTCTGCATCGACTCCTGGTAAATGGAAGGTGCGTATATTTGTTCAAGGGCGCCAACTCAGCGAAACCGAATTTGAAGTGAAATAG
- a CDS encoding asparagine synthetase B family protein — MEIIPKEQFLGYWGYGHRRELEARLNVVKTLLTNSYQLSVIEAENNDPIWNVAHTSCSQEFFLAAISASGKCSDSLLPDAWVKLHGGDRLILGREPFGRVPIYWMQQAQVIWFASRLQLLLKIVENPEVSIPGLYGYTCFSYTPNPLTPVSQIFAVPAGNELVWQSQPELQQLSAPSSQGLWKWCQAPAQIKDETTAVKQLQTLLPQVIERQIFDLKNEPVGVFLSGGLDSSVVAALLVQAGIKVIAYTLDFGGAGIPESPYAEIVAQHLQIPLVKVDASPRQIKKAMISTVQALDLPFGDGVTVPLYLLGQRASQDTGVIFNGEGGDQLFAGWTNKPLIAAGVYQTNLEKPETFIQQYLRTFHRLWGYEAIYQPDIYQQIKKIHPQDWIAEALDPEYCQGVIHQLRRASLMLKGAQNIHPRATALGFAHGLYVRSPFCDLPLAEWMFQISGELCLQGACEKYILKRACEHLLPPEIVWRQKRGMGVPLTSWCLNDFWDDLGNWLNPGKLRFENRFSDDLAAEIVAGKLGAGIQGRRIGEILWLLIIWQFWRVHVFGEASGKQSFDHPFWLPKQLWRLQKKWQE; from the coding sequence ATGGAGATAATTCCCAAAGAGCAATTTCTGGGATATTGGGGTTATGGTCATCGTCGGGAATTAGAAGCGCGGCTCAATGTTGTGAAAACATTGCTGACTAATTCTTACCAATTATCTGTGATTGAAGCTGAAAATAACGATCCGATTTGGAATGTTGCTCATACTAGTTGTTCACAAGAGTTTTTTCTCGCTGCTATATCAGCATCTGGCAAATGTAGCGATTCTTTGTTACCAGATGCTTGGGTAAAATTACACGGAGGCGATCGCCTAATTTTAGGACGGGAGCCTTTTGGACGAGTACCTATATACTGGATGCAACAAGCACAAGTAATTTGGTTTGCATCCCGTTTACAACTCTTGCTGAAAATTGTCGAAAATCCAGAAGTTAGTATTCCTGGTTTATACGGTTATACTTGTTTTTCTTATACGCCAAATCCCTTAACGCCCGTTAGTCAAATATTTGCTGTGCCGGCGGGAAATGAGTTAGTCTGGCAAAGTCAGCCTGAGTTACAACAGCTATCAGCACCGAGTTCTCAAGGCTTATGGAAATGGTGTCAAGCTCCCGCACAAATCAAAGATGAAACAACGGCTGTCAAACAACTGCAAACTCTTTTACCACAAGTCATTGAGCGGCAAATTTTTGACTTAAAAAATGAGCCTGTGGGAGTTTTTCTTTCCGGGGGATTAGATTCTTCTGTGGTAGCCGCATTATTGGTACAGGCGGGAATAAAAGTAATTGCTTATACTTTAGATTTTGGTGGTGCGGGGATTCCCGAATCGCCCTATGCGGAAATTGTCGCTCAACATCTGCAAATTCCTTTGGTAAAAGTTGATGCTAGTCCGCGTCAAATCAAAAAGGCGATGATTTCTACTGTTCAAGCCCTAGATTTGCCTTTTGGCGATGGGGTGACAGTTCCTCTATATCTTTTAGGACAAAGAGCTAGTCAGGATACTGGGGTAATTTTTAACGGCGAAGGTGGCGACCAATTATTTGCAGGTTGGACGAATAAGCCGTTAATAGCAGCAGGTGTTTATCAAACAAATTTGGAAAAACCAGAAACATTTATACAACAATATCTCCGCACATTTCACCGGCTGTGGGGTTATGAAGCGATTTATCAGCCAGATATTTATCAACAGATAAAAAAAATACATCCTCAAGATTGGATTGCGGAAGCCCTTGACCCAGAGTATTGTCAAGGCGTCATCCATCAGTTGCGCCGTGCCAGCTTGATGTTAAAAGGGGCACAAAATATTCATCCGCGAGCGACGGCTTTAGGGTTTGCTCATGGGTTGTATGTGCGATCGCCTTTCTGCGACTTACCACTAGCTGAGTGGATGTTCCAAATTTCTGGAGAACTCTGTTTACAGGGAGCATGTGAGAAATATATCCTCAAACGAGCCTGTGAACATTTGTTACCCCCAGAAATTGTTTGGCGTCAAAAGCGGGGTATGGGGGTTCCCTTAACCTCTTGGTGTTTAAATGATTTTTGGGATGATCTGGGGAACTGGTTAAATCCAGGTAAACTTCGCTTTGAAAATCGCTTTTCTGATGATTTAGCAGCAGAAATTGTTGCGGGTAAATTGGGTGCGGGGATTCAAGGTCGTCGGATTGGTGAGATTTTGTGGTTGTTAATTATTTGGCAATTTTGGCGCGTACATGTTTTTGGTGAAGCATCAGGAAAACAATCTTTTGATCATCCATTTTGGTTACCAAAACAGTTATGGAGATTGCAAAAAAAATGGCAAGAGTAG
- a CDS encoding decarboxylase codes for MSYELGLRSEELPFSEVIAQELLNHYGSPVYIYQSDILRQNIRHITQAFAYPYTQFRFASVTNGNISLLQIFQSCGWGLHANTPGDIYLGLQADFAPEKIVYSGSNLHRQEMEQVLNWGVKTLNLDSVSQLQLCCEVYDSLTDVSPPRLGLRLNLPEITGDSRIGVRPEEFADAIAITQAAKLSLSGLHFYRGTGTNATAAFTDVIDTVLATAQQLPDWEYLDFGGGFGYPYHHGKVAFDWELFAAELSDRISCLGRDIELVIEPGRAAIAGCAILLAKVVSVKWQADKQIIGVDTTVANLSVPSVHGGYREVVTWNGVDKSTSYITDICGNTTYSRDYLGRNCQLPALEIGDIIAILDVGAYGYAMSSHFLHRPKPAEVLLENGTHRLIRRREDYSVLLANQVFK; via the coding sequence ATGAGTTATGAGTTAGGACTGAGGAGTGAGGAATTACCTTTTTCGGAAGTAATTGCTCAAGAATTATTGAATCATTACGGTTCACCAGTTTATATTTATCAATCGGACATTTTACGTCAAAATATTAGGCACATTACCCAGGCTTTTGCTTATCCCTATACCCAATTTCGCTTTGCTAGTGTGACTAATGGCAATATTTCTTTATTGCAAATTTTTCAAAGTTGTGGTTGGGGATTACATGCGAATACACCAGGAGATATTTATTTAGGATTACAGGCGGATTTTGCACCAGAAAAAATTGTTTACAGTGGAAGTAATTTGCATCGTCAAGAGATGGAACAAGTTTTGAATTGGGGTGTAAAAACTCTCAATTTAGATAGCGTTTCTCAATTGCAATTGTGCTGCGAAGTTTATGATTCTCTCACAGATGTTTCTCCACCTCGTCTGGGTTTACGGCTCAATTTACCCGAAATTACAGGAGATAGCCGCATTGGTGTGCGTCCAGAAGAATTTGCGGATGCGATCGCTATTACCCAAGCTGCAAAATTGTCATTGAGTGGGTTGCATTTTTACCGAGGTACAGGGACTAATGCGACAGCAGCCTTTACTGATGTGATTGATACTGTATTAGCAACCGCACAACAATTACCAGATTGGGAATATTTGGATTTTGGTGGTGGCTTTGGCTATCCCTATCATCATGGTAAAGTAGCTTTTGACTGGGAATTATTTGCAGCGGAATTAAGCGACAGAATCAGTTGTTTAGGAAGAGATATAGAGTTAGTTATTGAACCAGGACGAGCTGCGATCGCAGGCTGTGCTATTTTACTTGCTAAAGTGGTTTCTGTAAAATGGCAAGCAGATAAACAAATTATCGGAGTTGATACCACTGTTGCTAATCTTTCTGTCCCTTCGGTACACGGTGGTTATCGCGAAGTTGTGACTTGGAATGGTGTAGATAAATCGACAAGTTACATAACAGATATATGTGGAAATACTACTTATTCACGAGATTATTTAGGTAGAAATTGCCAATTACCAGCTTTGGAAATTGGTGACATAATTGCCATTTTAGATGTGGGTGCTTATGGCTATGCGATGTCTTCGCATTTTTTACATCGTCCTAAACCTGCGGAGGTGTTATTAGAAAATGGTACACATCGTTTGATTCGTCGGCGTGAAGATTACAGTGTTTTATTAGCAAATCAGGTGTTTAAATAA
- a CDS encoding Uma2 family endonuclease, whose translation MIASPQDTYITPQEYLQMEENSPIKHEYIDGYIYAMAGALDPHVTIALNLATLLRNHVRGSGCRIYITDMKARIESLNRFYYPDVMVTCDQRDQETPGYKRFPCLIVEVLSNSTESFDRGDKFIDYQNIETLQEYVLINSKRQRVECFRRNHEGLWVLQFYTAEQNSFRLNSIDFEATITAIYEDVTFEVQS comes from the coding sequence ATGATTGCTTCCCCCCAAGACACCTACATCACCCCCCAAGAATACCTCCAAATGGAGGAAAATAGCCCCATTAAACATGAATACATCGACGGATACATCTACGCAATGGCTGGCGCCCTAGACCCCCATGTTACTATCGCCCTCAATCTTGCCACACTTCTGCGTAATCATGTACGCGGTTCTGGCTGTCGTATTTACATCACCGATATGAAGGCGCGGATAGAATCCCTGAATCGATTTTACTATCCCGATGTCATGGTTACTTGCGACCAACGCGACCAAGAAACACCCGGTTATAAAAGATTTCCTTGTTTAATAGTTGAAGTTTTATCTAACTCTACCGAATCTTTTGATAGGGGTGACAAATTTATCGATTATCAAAATATAGAAACTCTGCAAGAGTATGTTTTAATTAATAGCAAACGCCAGCGGGTTGAGTGCTTTCGCCGTAATCATGAAGGGCTGTGGGTGCTGCAATTTTACACAGCAGAACAAAACTCGTTTCGCCTTAATAGCATAGATTTTGAGGCGACAATCACAGCAATTTATGAAGATGTCACTTTTGAGGTGCAGTCGTAA
- a CDS encoding asparagine synthase-related protein, whose amino-acid sequence MLFDIFKSRKSPKIEVVKTESTWRVAWGTVDINGEDIAWRENKFAVILPRTASGFVTEKLAISASQQFVVVGDVWLTNQTELLQNLGDEPNSFTGTPIQLIANLWERWGFECLNLLVGIFALVVWDREKQELFLVRDRIGARTLYYTTTGSTRWIASNLRTLTPHRSSDLDLVALRDYLCCAFVPGERTLWEQVREVRPGTILQFPDDKVQAYWHLQEQITAIDQSLVWHGERLRELLEQVVQEYLPPPTEPVGVFLSGGLDSSSITALAAKFHSSPVHTFSIHFGDECPNELEFSSLVASHCQTQHHILEITFKDMWERLPETMAYLDDPIGDPLTVPNLLLGKLARESVEVVLNGEGGDPCFGGPKNQPMLINSLYGSVTNQNALEAYLISFQKCASDLPQLLKPEVWSAVQTAPWVFEEDLYSQISYLNRLMTMNIKFKGADQILTKVSNLTQAALLQGRSPLFDQRVVDLSMEIPPEYKLSGVEEKAVLKQAVSDILPETIIHRPKSGMMVPVQLGFRKYWQKEARDLLLSRHAVISPYLNPSLIRNWLNYEGDTWRRYGVKLWLLVSLEIWLQVNRK is encoded by the coding sequence ATGCTATTTGATATCTTTAAAAGCCGTAAATCGCCTAAAATCGAAGTTGTCAAGACTGAAAGCACCTGGCGTGTCGCTTGGGGAACAGTTGATATCAATGGAGAAGATATTGCTTGGCGAGAGAATAAATTTGCGGTAATTTTACCGCGTACAGCATCTGGATTCGTAACTGAAAAACTAGCAATCAGTGCTTCACAACAATTTGTGGTTGTTGGTGATGTGTGGTTAACTAATCAGACAGAGTTACTGCAAAACTTGGGAGATGAACCAAATAGTTTTACCGGAACTCCTATACAATTGATTGCTAATCTTTGGGAAAGATGGGGTTTTGAATGTCTCAACTTACTTGTGGGAATATTTGCGCTGGTAGTTTGGGATAGAGAAAAACAGGAGTTATTTTTGGTACGCGATCGCATTGGTGCTAGGACTCTCTATTACACTACCACTGGTTCTACTCGATGGATTGCATCTAATTTGAGAACTTTAACACCCCATCGTTCATCGGATTTAGATTTGGTAGCTTTGCGCGATTATCTTTGTTGCGCTTTTGTTCCTGGAGAACGAACACTTTGGGAACAAGTGCGGGAAGTGCGACCGGGAACTATTTTACAATTTCCTGACGATAAAGTTCAAGCTTATTGGCATCTTCAAGAACAAATTACAGCCATAGATCAATCTTTAGTATGGCATGGTGAACGTTTGCGAGAACTGCTAGAGCAAGTTGTTCAAGAATATTTACCACCACCAACTGAACCTGTGGGAGTTTTTCTTTCTGGTGGTTTAGATTCTAGCAGCATCACGGCTTTAGCAGCAAAATTCCACAGTTCCCCAGTCCACACTTTTTCGATTCATTTTGGCGATGAATGTCCGAATGAATTAGAATTTTCTAGTTTGGTGGCTTCTCATTGTCAGACACAACACCACATTTTAGAAATTACTTTTAAGGATATGTGGGAACGTCTACCGGAAACAATGGCGTATTTAGATGACCCCATTGGCGACCCCTTGACTGTTCCCAATTTGTTGCTGGGAAAACTGGCGCGAGAAAGTGTGGAAGTAGTATTAAATGGTGAGGGGGGAGACCCCTGTTTTGGTGGTCCCAAAAATCAACCAATGCTGATTAATAGTTTATATGGTTCCGTGACAAATCAAAATGCATTGGAAGCTTATTTAATTTCTTTTCAAAAGTGTGCATCTGATTTACCACAACTCTTAAAACCAGAGGTTTGGTCAGCAGTCCAAACAGCACCTTGGGTGTTTGAAGAAGATTTATATTCCCAAATCAGCTATCTCAATCGTTTGATGACAATGAACATCAAATTTAAAGGCGCTGACCAAATTCTCACCAAAGTCAGTAATTTGACTCAAGCGGCGCTTTTGCAAGGTCGTTCGCCGCTTTTTGACCAACGAGTTGTAGACTTAAGCATGGAAATTCCGCCAGAATATAAGCTTTCGGGAGTGGAAGAGAAAGCAGTTTTAAAACAAGCAGTATCAGATATTTTACCAGAGACAATTATTCATCGTCCCAAAAGTGGGATGATGGTACCAGTGCAGTTAGGATTTCGTAAATATTGGCAAAAAGAAGCTAGAGATTTATTACTTAGTCGTCATGCGGTTATTAGTCCTTATTTAAATCCCTCACTAATCCGCAATTGGTTAAATTATGAAGGTGATACTTGGAGACGTTATGGAGTTAAGTTATGGTTGCTTGTAAGTTTAGAAATTTGGTTACAGGTGAATAGGAAATAG
- a CDS encoding amidase, translated as MTLETSIPTTITQANQQMQSGLLSSSTLVKHHLERIKKFNPTLNALITVMEQQAVETAAQLDIERSNGQLRGLLHGIPIVIKDNIDTAGIKTTVGAQLFGDRLPSSDAKIVESLKAAGAVILGKTSLSEFAADLSGNNVFYGNTCNFWNYNHTSGGSSSGSATAIAAGLCLGGIGTDTGGSIRVPASWSGVVGLRPTYGLVSNEGIFPRAFSFDTVGLMANCVEDIAILLDAVLFPISTNLKQFHPLPTDINGLRLGVIANYTWSGIDAAVALAIYHAISIFKQLGAEIVTINSPFLGAEFDEMTYSTIALYEFSQVLLEKSGTNINIFGDKVQNDFYKGVKISHHSYKQALLKREKILTQSQKLFQQVDAILTPTTPMVAPLINAKPAIYRLNRRFMLPFSFMGVPAISLPCGFCSQGLPIGLQIVGNSYAEALILRIALAFQIAHLKF; from the coding sequence ATGACACTAGAAACTTCTATCCCAACAACCATTACACAAGCAAATCAGCAAATGCAAAGTGGATTGCTGAGTTCTTCAACTTTAGTTAAGCATCATCTCGAACGGATTAAAAAGTTTAATCCAACGCTGAATGCTTTGATTACCGTGATGGAGCAACAAGCTGTAGAAACCGCTGCTCAACTAGATATTGAGCGTAGCAATGGTCAACTAAGAGGATTATTACATGGTATTCCGATTGTAATCAAAGACAATATTGATACAGCAGGAATCAAGACTACCGTAGGCGCTCAACTTTTTGGCGATCGCCTACCATCATCTGATGCTAAAATTGTCGAAAGCTTAAAGGCAGCAGGTGCGGTAATTTTAGGTAAGACAAGTTTAAGCGAATTTGCCGCTGACCTTTCTGGAAACAATGTTTTTTATGGTAATACCTGTAACTTCTGGAACTATAACCACACATCGGGAGGTTCTTCCAGTGGAAGCGCAACAGCTATTGCTGCTGGTCTTTGTTTAGGTGGAATTGGTACTGATACGGGTGGTTCAATTCGAGTTCCCGCGAGTTGGTCGGGAGTGGTGGGACTAAGACCAACTTATGGATTAGTGAGTAATGAGGGGATTTTCCCGCGTGCTTTCAGTTTTGATACGGTTGGGTTAATGGCGAATTGTGTGGAGGATATTGCCATTTTACTCGATGCTGTACTCTTCCCTATCTCCACAAATTTAAAACAATTCCATCCTCTACCAACTGACATCAATGGTTTGAGATTAGGTGTAATTGCTAATTATACATGGAGTGGAATTGATGCAGCAGTTGCTTTAGCAATTTATCATGCTATATCTATCTTCAAACAATTAGGAGCAGAAATTGTCACTATCAACTCTCCATTTTTAGGAGCAGAATTTGATGAGATGACTTATTCTACCATTGCTCTTTATGAATTCAGTCAAGTTTTGCTAGAGAAATCTGGTACAAATATCAATATTTTTGGCGATAAAGTGCAAAACGACTTCTATAAAGGCGTAAAAATTTCTCACCACAGTTACAAACAAGCATTACTCAAAAGGGAAAAAATCTTAACTCAATCGCAAAAATTATTTCAGCAAGTCGATGCTATACTCACACCTACAACACCAATGGTTGCACCTTTAATTAATGCCAAACCAGCGATTTATCGCCTAAATCGCCGATTTATGCTACCCTTCAGTTTTATGGGTGTACCTGCAATATCTCTCCCTTGTGGCTTTTGCAGTCAGGGTTTACCTATAGGACTGCAAATTGTCGGTAATTCCTATGCTGAAGCTTTGATTTTAAGAATTGCTTTAGCTTTCCAAATTGCTCATCTCAAATTTTAA
- a CDS encoding LLM class flavin-dependent oxidoreductase, translated as MLAKQRLEFNWCVPVSGDGFHLGLPVWERPPSLEYTVEIFKTAERFGFRQLLIGMGFTHHVMEAWTLATAALTLTNNAGAMVAVRPGFYSAPVLAKMAVTLDYISKGRLSLNIVTGGRPTEQAMYGDYLDHDSRYRRTREFMQICRQLWSTTNPFDYEGEFYQLHQTRLETLPLQPSGPLFYFGGASEIAQQVGAEFADVYLMWGETRQQIAERMKQIQQLVTDYGREKKVRYGLRINIIARPTETQARETAREMLTKVSPEILTKARATEFPNTKRESVGQGRQWELRGSADDDWYVEPLLWAGISVVRSGAGMAIVGSYQQVAERLLQYIDLGITVFILSGYPHLEECENVGRYVLPLVREGYLRSNE; from the coding sequence ATGTTGGCAAAACAGCGACTAGAATTTAACTGGTGCGTTCCCGTGTCTGGTGATGGGTTCCACTTGGGCTTACCTGTTTGGGAACGTCCACCCAGTCTAGAGTATACTGTGGAAATTTTTAAAACAGCAGAACGCTTTGGGTTCCGACAACTGCTGATTGGTATGGGCTTTACACATCATGTTATGGAAGCTTGGACTTTAGCAACAGCAGCTTTAACACTTACCAACAACGCAGGGGCGATGGTAGCTGTACGTCCAGGTTTTTATTCAGCCCCAGTCTTGGCAAAGATGGCTGTGACTCTGGATTATATCAGTAAAGGTCGCCTTTCGCTCAACATTGTCACAGGTGGAAGACCAACGGAACAGGCGATGTATGGTGATTATTTAGATCATGATAGCCGCTATCGTCGCACCCGTGAATTTATGCAAATTTGTCGTCAGTTATGGTCAACTACCAATCCCTTTGACTATGAAGGTGAATTTTACCAACTCCATCAAACTCGCTTAGAAACATTACCCTTACAACCATCAGGACCGCTATTTTATTTCGGTGGTGCGAGCGAAATAGCTCAACAAGTTGGTGCAGAATTTGCAGATGTTTATTTGATGTGGGGGGAAACACGACAACAAATTGCTGAACGAATGAAGCAGATACAGCAATTAGTAACTGACTATGGACGGGAGAAAAAAGTTCGCTATGGATTGAGGATTAATATTATCGCTCGACCTACTGAAACCCAAGCAAGGGAAACAGCAAGGGAAATGTTGACAAAAGTGAGTCCAGAAATATTAACTAAAGCACGAGCCACTGAATTTCCTAATACCAAGCGGGAAAGCGTTGGTCAAGGACGACAATGGGAGTTGCGGGGAAGTGCTGATGATGATTGGTATGTTGAACCACTACTTTGGGCGGGAATTTCCGTAGTGCGGAGTGGTGCTGGAATGGCTATTGTTGGTAGCTATCAACAAGTAGCGGAGCGTCTTTTGCAGTACATAGACTTAGGAATTACAGTTTTTATCTTGTCTGGATATCCTCATTTAGAAGAGTGCGAAAATGTAGGGCGATATGTTTTACCGTTAGTTAGAGAAGGTTATCTTAGGAGTAATGAGTAA
- the nagZ gene encoding beta-N-acetylhexosaminidase: MSVPQDIQRFGNHLIIGVSGTKLSDDDKRALSELQPIGVIFFAKNFQDGIAYEFWLQTYKELIDQVREYAERDSMFITLDHEGGRVVRTPAPITRFPYASFYGSRAHEVAKATALELKSLGINVSWAPVADIYSNPQNPVIGPRAFGNTPQTTAKLAREYYLGLKESGILGCAKHFPGHGDTSQDSHIELPTLNLTIEDLRDRELIPFKALIEEDIPLVMTAHILFPRIDPNVPATLSGPILNSILRQELGFKGVVVSDDLDMKAISDIFIQSGTVARAFHAGCDLFIVSRNINSSSIERTYQIAQNFADSLNNGSLDESVVTDAKNRIEKLLAVTPQYIVHSLDKDILLQHAQLAIASSFQEVGL, encoded by the coding sequence ATGTCAGTACCGCAGGATATTCAGCGCTTTGGAAATCATTTAATTATTGGTGTTTCCGGGACGAAGCTCAGTGATGACGATAAACGCGCACTCAGTGAATTACAACCCATAGGGGTGATATTTTTCGCCAAAAACTTTCAGGATGGTATTGCTTATGAATTTTGGTTGCAAACTTATAAGGAACTGATCGATCAAGTACGAGAATACGCTGAACGCGATTCCATGTTCATTACCCTAGACCATGAAGGGGGTCGTGTTGTTCGCACACCAGCGCCAATCACTCGCTTTCCTTATGCTTCATTCTATGGTTCACGCGCCCATGAAGTAGCAAAAGCCACAGCTTTGGAACTCAAATCATTGGGAATCAATGTATCCTGGGCACCCGTAGCTGATATTTATTCTAATCCCCAAAATCCCGTCATTGGCCCCCGCGCCTTTGGGAATACTCCGCAAACTACAGCCAAACTTGCTCGTGAATATTATCTAGGATTGAAAGAATCAGGAATTTTGGGATGTGCTAAACACTTCCCTGGCCATGGAGACACCAGCCAAGACTCCCATATTGAGCTACCAACGCTGAATCTGACAATAGAAGACCTGCGAGATCGCGAACTTATCCCCTTCAAAGCACTGATTGAAGAAGATATACCTTTGGTAATGACAGCCCATATCCTGTTTCCTCGGATAGATCCGAATGTGCCTGCAACCCTCTCTGGTCCTATTCTTAATAGTATATTGCGCCAGGAACTCGGCTTTAAGGGAGTGGTGGTATCTGATGACTTGGATATGAAAGCTATTTCTGATATTTTTATTCAGAGTGGCACTGTAGCACGGGCATTTCACGCTGGCTGCGATTTGTTTATTGTCTCACGCAATATCAATTCATCATCTATTGAACGTACATATCAAATAGCTCAAAATTTTGCCGATTCATTAAATAACGGTAGCCTCGATGAATCAGTAGTAACAGATGCCAAAAATAGAATCGAAAAATTGCTGGCGGTGACTCCTCAATATATCGTTCATAGTCTGGATAAAGATATATTATTGCAACATGCTCAACTGGCGATCGCTTCTTCTTTCCAAGAGGTTGGTTTATGA
- a CDS encoding RNA-binding domain-containing protein, protein MLTFDELWEILITEDEGVEIEAKKGSEVTKSCWETISAFSNEPSLGGGYLILGIKSPQESDTNNYEIEGIADPDKIQLDLATQCREVFNITIRPQIETATKDGKIVIVAFIPEVRPSEKPVYITNRGLPKGAFRRIASSDQKCTDRDVELFYKERNAQTYDTTTIPDATLDDIDPEAIAAYRRERQAVNPNASELNYDDHRLLFALNAIAKNPNQKGEYCLTFAGLILFGNAIALRRYCPMHRIDYILVEGKEWVSDPDKRYQSIEIREPLLLAIPKLITLVRLFRT, encoded by the coding sequence ATGCTAACCTTTGATGAACTCTGGGAAATCCTTATTACTGAAGATGAAGGCGTAGAAATAGAAGCAAAAAAAGGCTCAGAAGTTACTAAAAGTTGCTGGGAAACCATTAGCGCATTTTCTAATGAACCCAGTCTAGGAGGGGGTTATCTGATACTGGGGATCAAATCACCCCAGGAAAGTGATACTAACAATTATGAAATTGAAGGAATAGCAGATCCCGACAAAATACAACTAGACTTAGCTACCCAATGCAGAGAAGTTTTTAACATCACTATTCGTCCCCAAATAGAAACTGCTACCAAGGACGGAAAAATTGTAATTGTTGCTTTTATTCCCGAAGTTCGACCCTCTGAAAAACCTGTTTATATTACTAACAGAGGACTTCCCAAGGGCGCATTTAGACGCATCGCTTCAAGCGATCAAAAATGCACTGATAGAGATGTGGAACTGTTTTATAAAGAACGCAACGCCCAAACCTACGACACTACAACTATCCCAGATGCTACTCTCGATGATATAGATCCAGAAGCGATCGCCGCTTACCGCAGAGAAAGACAAGCCGTAAACCCCAACGCCAGCGAACTCAATTACGATGATCACAGACTACTTTTTGCCCTCAATGCGATCGCCAAAAATCCTAACCAAAAAGGAGAATACTGCCTCACCTTTGCTGGATTAATCTTATTTGGAAATGCAATCGCCCTGCGGCGTTACTGCCCCATGCACCGTATAGATTACATCCTTGTAGAAGGTAAGGAATGGGTTTCAGATCCTGATAAGCGTTATCAAAGTATCGAAATCCGTGAACCCCTATTATTAGCCATTCCCAAATTAATCACACTTGTTCGGCTCTTCCGTACTTAG